A stretch of Triticum aestivum cultivar Chinese Spring chromosome 1D, IWGSC CS RefSeq v2.1, whole genome shotgun sequence DNA encodes these proteins:
- the LOC123161623 gene encoding uncharacterized protein yields the protein MALQPEIDDNIEDILLRLPSPASLARAALASRRWRGIASSPRFLRRFRELHPWSSVLGLFVTHADLDQLPIFHPAAAVRSDADLAAAARRADFLLTRLEHDPAWRLRDFRNGRLLLCRGDSLSVYDPVSVSHRHVAVPRPRNEALPEPEYISDCLLDLDGHGDGECGAPCFRVVTVQRERDGQRMRAMEYGSRAAGWRVHPWVDRMRRPMHAAAAGLIFWKYDMNSSLLLDTSTMAFSIVPLPVPRTRVYAIGDTDAGACCLLNIVGATMLQVWLLKKKNGVGGGRAWELEKQSQIGELANLNRRFSVHMVSAGLAIVYCVSSKYSHIVIDLKDLSLKDKFRCHRCMAFPFQMPWPPAGLVATPTCERSTPQPYACKETDYRIELIIPPFGTSNCRDRLNLLLPIELYN from the exons ATGGCGTTGCAGCCGGAAATC GACGACAACATCGAGGACATCCTGCTCCGCCTCCCgtcgccggcctccctcgctcGAGCCGCGCTCGCGTCACGCCGCTGGCGCGGCATCGCCTCAAGCCCCCGCTTCCTCCGGCGCTTCCGCGAGCTCCACCCCTGGTCGTCCGTCCTCGGCCTCTTCGTCACCCACGCGGACCTCGACCAGCTCCCCATCTTCCACCCCGCGGCCGCCGTCCGGTCCGACGCAGACCTCGCGGCTGCGGCGCGCAGGGCCGACTTCCTGCTCACCCGCCTCGAGCACGATCCGGCGTGGCGCCTCCGGGACTTCCGCaacggccgcctcctcctctgcagAGGCGACTCCCTCTCCGTCTACGACCCCGTCTCCGTCTCCCACCGCCACGTCGCCGTGCCCCGTCCACGAAACGAAGCCCTCCCCGAGCCAGAGTACATATCGGACTGCTTGCTCGACCTCGACGGCCATGGAGATGGAGAATGTGGCGCGCCGTGCTTCCGCGTGGTCACCGTGCAGCGGGAGCGAGACGGCCAAAGGATGCGAGCCATGGAGTACGGCTCCCGTGCGGCAGGGTGGCGCGTCCACCCGTGGGTGGAC CGCATGCGGCGGCCGATGCACGCTGCCGCGGCCGGGCTCATCTTTTGGAAATATGACATGAATTCCTCGCTCTTGCTCGACACCAGCACCATGGCGTTCTCAATTGTCCCGCTCCCAGTTCCACGTACACGAGTATACGCCATTGGAGACACCGATGCCGGTGCGTGTTGCCTTTTGAATATCGTCGGCGCGACCATGTTGCAAGTGTGGCTGCTCAAGAAGAAGAACGGCGTCGGCGGTGGGCGTGCGTGGGAGTTGGAGAAGCAAAGCCAAATAGGCGAACTTGCCAACTTGAACCGGAGGTTTTCCGTCCATATGGTGTCTGCCGGACTAGCAATTGTTTACTGTGTGAGTAGCAAGTATTCTCATATCGTCATTGATCTCAAGGACCTGAGCCTCAAGGACAAGTTTCGATGTCATCGTTGCATGGCTTTCCCTTTCCAAATGCCATGGCCACCTGCTGGGTTGGTGGCTACTCCTACGTGTGAGAGATCAACACCTCAACCCTATGCTTGCAAAG AAACTGATTATCGAATTGAGCTGATAATACCACCATTTGGCACTAGCAACTGTCGTGATAGACTGAATCTTTTGTTACCGATTGAATT ATACAACTGA